CAGCTGAGCCACTCGTTGGCCGCGTCACCCCAGGCCGGCAGGTTCGGGTCCACGGTGGCCGGCCGGGCCGGCTGGGCACCGGAGGTGTACATCGCGTTCTGCGTGGAGTTGACGTAGAACCAGTTGAACGCGAACGGGATGTGCGAGGCGGCGTCGGTGAACGCCGCCGCGGTGCCCATCTGCTCCGGCTCGTTGAACATCTGGAAGCCGATCGCCGAGTCGGCCTCGTGCCGGTACGTCGACCGCAGCCCGGTGAACGCCACCGGCACCCCGCCCACCGTGCCCCGCCAGGTCACCAGCCCGTACCTGGTGCGCTGCACGGTGAGCCGGTAGGAGCCGGCCGCCGTGGAGTCGGCGACGGTCGGCTTCCAGGCGTTGGTCCGGGTCAGGTTCTCCATCGCCGTGCACGTCCCGTGGTACAGGTACGACGTGGACGCCGTGGTCGGCGCGCTGCCGTCGGCGTTGCAGAGCCGCACCGCGTACGTGTCGGTGATGTCCTGGATGGAGGACGTGGCGCTCCACGCGTAGTCCGGCCCGCGGCCCAGCAGCGTGTAGAGGTTCAAGCCGCTGAACGCGACACCCCGGCTGCTGATCCCCGGGCCCTGCAGCTCCTGGAGCATCAGCAGCTGCGGGGCGAAGTAACCGGTCTGCGGGCCGAAGACGGCGACCGGGTGCCCGGTGGCCGAGTTCGCCGCCGACACCACGGCGGCGTTCGACATGCCCCGGCTGGCGCTGTCGATGGTCAGCGTGCCGAGCGACTTCGCGATCGCGCTGGTGCCGGACACGCCGGTGGAGGCGGAGCCGGTCCGGTCGAAGACGATCTCCTGCGGGACGGCGCTGCCGGCGTCCGGCATGGCGACGCCGGCCGCGTCCGGGTTCCCCGCGCCGTACGGGAAACTCTGCCCGTTGTGCAGGGTCAGCACCGTCTCCGGGTCGTTCTGCGACCGGAACTGCTGCCACACCCGGTCGCCGGCGGCGGTGCCGTACTTCGCCCGGGCCGCGACCCGGACCAGCGCGGACTGCATCTCGTTGCCGCCGCCCCCGCCGAACAGGCCACCGATCACGCCGGCCGTCGCGATCAGGTCGGTGGGCACGAAGTGCTCCGGGCCGCCGGCGTTGGTGATCGCGTCCAGGTGCCCGGTCAGCACGTACTCGCCGGGGCAGTCCCGGGCGCCCATGCAGTCGTCGATGTACTTGTTGATGCCGGCCAGGTACTGCAGGACGTCGTCGTAGAGCTGCGCGCCCCGGGTGCCGGCGCCGCGCAGCGCGTCGAGCTGCGCCTGCAGGTCGGCCTCGGTGTACGGCGAGTTGCGCCAGACGCTCTGCTCCAGCTCCCGGTTGCCCGCGGCGCCACCGGCGAACGAGGTGAGCGAGCCCCGCGCCACGTGCCGCATCAGGTCCATCAGGAACAGCCGGTCCTGCGCCCCGGCGTAACCGGCGCCGAACATCGTCCCGGCCCGGGTGGTGCCGGTGACGTGCGGAATGCCGAGCGACCTGTCCCGCACGATCGTCACGTCCGCGCGCGGCGAGACCGTGCTGGCCACGTTGTTCGAGGCCACCCCGTAGGAGGAGTCGTTGAAGAAGGAGTTGATCTGCGCGGGGGTCAGCCCGGTGTAGTTGTACGCCAGGTTCGCGTACGGGCGGAGCTGGTCGTCGGCGTGCGGCGGCATGGTGCCGAGCACCTGGTGCGCCAGGATCTGCGCGAGATCGGCGTCCCCGTTCTGCCCGGGCGGCAGGATGTCGGAGCACTCGCCGAGGCAGTAGTCGTTGGTCGCGAACGCCGCGGTTGCCGGCTGTTCGCTCACCTGGACCAGGACTGCCGTGGTCAGCAGGGAGACGGAGAGGGCAGCGGTGAGCTGCGAAAAGCGTCGGCGCATGGACGGTCCCTTCGGGGTCACGCTCGAACGCGAAAATCGTTCATAGATGTTAAAACGTCGATGGATGGCGGCGCCAGAGCGAACGGCACGAAGCAGTCCCCCAATCGGGGGCGTTACCCGCACGGGGTGTTGACCGGGCGTTGACGAACGCCAATCCTGGGCGGCGGTCACGGAACGGCTTCGAACCACCACCAGGGGGTACCGGCGATGCGGCGCACCACCCGGCGCGACCACACCATCCGCGGGCGCGTCGTACGCATGCTGGCCCTGCCGCTGGCGGCCATGCTCACGCTGCTCGCCGTCATCTACGGCAACGAGATCTCCCGCTACCGCGACGCGTCCGCCGCCGAACGCCGGATCACCCAGATCCTGGCGCTGCAGGGCCTGATCCAGGAGCTGCAGAGCGAGCGCGGCCTGACCGTGGCGGTACTCGGCGGGAACACCGCCTTCCGGGACCGGATCGCCCCGGCGCGGCAGCGGGTGGACGCCAAGCGCACCGAGCTGACCTCCGCGCTCGGCGGAGCCAGCGACCAGCTGGCCGGCCTCGCCCGGATCCGGGCCGCCGCCGACACCGGCGACGGCGAGCGGGACGACACCTTCGACTTCTACACCGGGGTGATCGAGCACCTGATGGACGACACCCGGCACCTGGAGATCGTCGACGACCTGGACCTGCGCCGCGGCGCCGAGTCGCTGGAGATGCTCACCGAGGTCAAGGAGTCGACAGCCCAGGAGTGGGTGTTCCTGGACGGCGTGATCACCGCCGGCGGCTTCCAGAGCGGCGAGTTCTCCGAGCTGCTCAACATCGTCGCGGCCCGGGATCTCTCGCTCGGCGAGTTCGACGAGTTCGCCGACCCGGCCGCGGCGGCCGCCAAGACCACGCTGATGAGCAGCGACGCGGCCACCCGGGCGCACGCCGTGGAACGGGCCGCGCTGCGCGCCGGCGACCGGCAGAGCCTGCTCGCCGACTCCGGCGCCTGGTGGACCGCGGTGGCCACGATGCTCGACGACATGACCGGGCTGGCCCAGCAGATCGGTACCCGCACCCTGGCCCGGGCACAGGACCTGCGCGACCGGGCCACCCTGCGGCTGGCGCTGCTCTCCGCGATCGTGCTGCTCTGCCTGGCCGGCTCCGCCTACCTGGCGATCGGCGCCACCCGCTCGCTCGCCGAGCCGCTCGCCGCGCTGGCCGGCGAGGCCGACCGGCTGGCCGGCACCCGGCTGCCGGAGGCGGTGCGCCGGGCCGCGGCCGGGGAGGAGACCGGGCCACCCGGCGAGGTGCCGGTGGCCCGCGGCGCGAGCGCCGAGGTGCGCCAGGTCGCCGCCGCCTTCGACCGGGTGCAGACCACCGCGTACGCCCTCGCCACCGAACAGGCGCGGCTGCGGCGCACCACCGCCGAGTCGCTGGCCGACCTGGGCCGCCGCAACCAGAACCTGCTGCGCCGCCAGCTCGGCTTCATCACCCGCCTGGAACGTGAGGAGTCCACCCCGGGCGGCCTGGCCAACCTGTTCGAGCTGGACCACCTGGCCACCCGGATGCGGCGCAACGCGGAGAGCCTGCTGGTCCTGGTCGGCGCGGCCAGTCCCCGGCAGTGGCCGGAGCCGCTGCCGCTGGCCGATGTGATCCGGGCCGCGGTGTCCGAGGTGGAGGAGTACCGGCGGGTGGTGCTGCGCCGGCTCGACGACGCCATGGTGCAGGGCGCCGTCGCCAGCGGCCTGGCCCACATGCTCGCCGAACTGATCGAGAACGGACTCACCTTCTCCCCGCCGGACCTGGAGGTGGAGATCCACGGGCGGCGGATCGGGGACGGCTACCTGATCGCCGTCTGCGACCAGGGCGTCGGGATGAGCGACGACGACCTGAACCGGGCCAACGAGCGACTGCGCGGCGAGGGCGACTTCATGGTCGGGCCGGCCCGGTTCCTCGGGCACTACGTGGTCGGCCGGCTGGCCGCCGAGATGCGGGCCGGGGTGCGGCTCACCCCGTCCCCGGTGACCGGGGTGACCGCCCGGATCAGCCTGCCCGCCGAGCTGCTGGCCGAACCGGCCGAGATGGCGACGGACCCGGACCCGGCCCTGGAGCCGGCGCCGCTGGAGCAGCCGCGCACGGCGGATCCGGTGCGGATCCGGCCGCGGGCGCTGGAGGTCGACTACGTGGTGGTCACCGAACGCCCGGCGATCACGGCGCTGGACGTCGACCGTACCGCGAATGGTCTGCGAAAACGCATCCCCCGGGCGCGCCGGGCGGACCGTGGGCCGGTGCCCGCCGCGCGTGCCTCGCACGCCTCCAACGGCTCGCATGCCCCCAACGGCTCGCACGGTTCCAACGGCTCGCACGGTTCCAACGGCTCGCACGGTTCGCAGGGCGCGCACGCCTCGCGCGCTTCGCAGGATGAGCCCGCTGTCGCGGTGAGCGACGCCCCCGGCGCGGTCCGGGACCGGCTCACCGCCCTGCGCGCCGGCATCGAGCGGGGCTCCCGCCCCGCCGCCGCCACCTCGTTCGGCGATCCCGCCCCGACCGCTCCCTCCTTCGGCGATCCCGCCCTGACCGCCCCCTCCGAGGAGACCAGATGACCGTGGAAGCACCCGCCGACCGGCACCAGTTCAACTGGATGCTCGGCAACTTCGTCCATCAGACCGACGGGGTGCGCGACGCCGTCGCCGTCTCCTCGGACGGGTTGCTGATCGCCGGCTCGGACGGGCTGAGCCGCGCCGAGGCGGACCAGCTGGCCGCGATCGTCTCCAGCATGGCCAGCCTGGCCCGCACCGCGTCGCGCCGCTACGACTTCGACGGCCTGAAGCTCGTCATGATCGAGATGCGGCGCGGCTTCCTGGTGATCTCGGTGATCCCGGGCGGCAGCTGCCTCGGCGTGGTGGCCGGCGGGGACAGCGACCTGGGCCTGGTCGGCTACGAGATCTCCCGGCTCGCCGAGCGGTTCGGTGACCTGCTCACGCCCGCGTTGATCGCCCAATCCCGGCAGACCCTGCCGCGATGAGCGAGCTCGCGAGCGGATCGGCCGACTCGGTCGTCGGTTCGGGGCGGCACCGGAGCGCGGCGGAGGTGGTGACATGAACCCCGAGGACGGCCCGATGGTCCGGCCCTTCATGGTCACCGGCGGCCGCACCGAGCCGATGCACGACGGCCTGCGGATCGAGACACAGCTCTACGCCACCCCGGCCGCGCTCTCCGCGCCGCTGCGCTTCGAGGCCCGGCGGATCGTCGAGAGGTGTCAGTCGCCGCGATCGACAGCGGACCTCGCGTCAGTGCTCGGCCTGCCGCTGGGTGTCGTCCGGGTGATCGTCGCCGACCTGATCACCGATGGCTTGGTGCTCGTGGACCAGACGCCGGGCGAGCTGTCCACCACACTGATCGAGAGGATCCGGGATCGTGTTCGGGCGCTCTGAAACGGTCGCCGCCGCGCCGCCGGTGGCCGTCAAAATCGTCATCAGCGGCGGCTTCGGTGTCGGCAAGACCACCTTCGTCGGCGCGGTCTCCGAGATCGAGCCGCTGGTCACCGAGGCCGAGCTGACCGAGAAGTCGATAGGCGTCGACGACACGTCGGCGGTGGCCCAGAAGACCACCACCACCGTCGCCCTCGACTTCGGCCGGATCACCCTCGACGAGGCGCTGCTGCTCTACCTGTTCGGCACCCCCGGCCAGGACCGCTTCGCCTTCCTCTGGGACGACCTGGTGGACGGCGCGCTCGGCGCCATCGTGCTGGTCGACACCCGGCGGATCGAGGACTGCTTCCCGGCCATCGACTACTTCGAGGACCACGACATCCCGTTCATCATCGGCGTCAACACCTTCGACGGCGCCCGCCGCTTCGACCACGCCGAGATCCGCGAGGCGCTGGGCCTGACCGCCGAGCTGCCGATGGTCGAATGCGACGCCCGCCGCCGGGAGTCCGTCAAGACGGTCCTGGTCACCCTGACCGAGCGGGTTCTGGCCCGCCGCCTGGAACGGGCCACCTCCGTCTGACGGCAGGCAGCGTCCGCCGTCGTCACGGCCCCGTTCCCGGACGGCAGCGGCTCCGCGCGGATGCGCTCAGGCGGTAATCTCGCACCCGATGCTGCCGCCGACCGTGCTCGCCGTGCTGGCCGAGCTGGCGCCGGCAGCGGCCGAGCGGACCCTGGACGTGACGCGCGGGTCGCAACCGCTGGTCTGGCTGGAGACCGCGGAGAAGGCGCCGCGGCAGGCCGCTGTCGACCGGCTCGCCGCGCTCGACGCGTTGCATCGGGACGAGCGGATCCTGCACCGCGGCTGGGGTTTCCTGGCCGGTCGGGCCGAGGTCGACGGCAAGCCCCGCAAGATCCGGGTGCCGCTGCTCAGCCAGCCGGTGCGGCTGGAGCGCTCGCTGCTGGCCTACCGGGTCGTCCCGGCCGGCGACGTCGAGGTGACCCCGCTGGTCGCGGACCGCGAGCTGGCCGCCGCGCTGGAGGACGCGCCGGGCCTGGCCGCACCCGGCTGGCTGGAGGCGCTCGGCAGCCGGGCCTGGTTGCGATCGGTCACCGATGCCACCGGTTTCACCGTCGACGCGGTGCTCGGCCCGTCCGCTCCGGGACCCCGGATCCCCGGCGACGGCCTGGTCCTGGTCGCCGCCGCGGCGCTGTTCGTGGTTCGCGACGTCTTCGGCGTCGGCCTCGCCGACAGCCTGCGCAGCTGGGCCGCCCGCGACCTGTCCGGCACCGCGTTGGCAGCGGTCTACGGCGGCACCGGGACCGGTCCGGCGACCGGCGATGCCGAGGCACCCGCGGGGTCCGGGGTGGACGACACCGAAACGGACACCGGCGCCGGCGACGACCCGGTCCTCTCGCCCCTGCCGCTGACCGCACCGCAGCGCCGGGTCGTCCGGCGCGCCCGCACCGCCCCGATCACCGTCGTCTCCGGCCCGCCCGGCAGCGGCAAGAGCCACACCGTCGTGGCCGCCGCCCTGGAGGTGGTCGACAGGGGCGGATCGGTGCTGGTGGCGACCCAGTCGCCGCACGCCGCCGAGGTGCTGGCCGGTCTGCTGGCCCGCTATCCGGGCCCGCCTCCGGTGCTGTTCGGCGACCCGGCGGGCCGCGCCGGCCTGGAGGCCGAGCTGACCGCCGGCGCCGATCGGGGTGTCCCGGCATCGCTGATCCGTTCCGGTCGCGCTCGCGTTCAGGCGGCAGCGCTTTCGGTACGCGCGCAGCGCACCGCCCTGACCCGGGCGCTGGACCTGGAGCAGCGTGCCGCCGCCCTCCCCGGCTACCAGCCCCTGCTGCCCGGGCTCGCCACCGCCGTCCCGGGCGCCTTCGACGACGGCGTGGACCTCGACGAGGTGCGCGCGCTGCTGGCTGCCGAGCCGGGTGACGGCTGGTGGGCCCGGCGCCGGGCGCGAGCCGCTCGGCGCCGGGCGTTCCGCCTGCTGCGAGCGGCTCCCGGCGTACCGGAAGCGCCTGATCCCGCAGTCGAGCGGACCGTGCGGGAAGCGCTCGCCGCGGCCACCGCGCAGTGGGCCGCCGCCCACCTCGCCGCGACCGGCGGCACCGACCTGGCCGCCGCCTGGTCCGCCCTGCACGACGCCGAGCGGGAGTTGCGCGAGGCGGTCGGCCGGGCGATGCACGACGCGGCGCGGGGCGCGGACCGCTGGGACCGGGATGCCCGGCGGGCGGCCGGCGCCCTGGCCGCCGCCCTGCGCGCCGGGCGCAACCGCCGCCGCGAGCTGCTCGCCCGGATGGCCGCCGCCCCGCTGGTCCGCGCGCTGCCGCTGTGGATCGGCACGGTCGCCGACGTCGAGGACCTGCTGCCGCCCGAGCCCGGCCTGTTCGACCTGGTGGTGATCGACGAGGCGTCGCATGTGGACCAGATCCGGGCGGCGCCGGTGCTGGCCCGCGCCCGCCGCGCGCTGATCGTCGGCGACCCGCGGCAGCTGCGGTTCGTGTCGTTCGTCAGCGACGTCGACGTCACCCAGGTGCTGGACCGGCACGGCGCCGACGAACGGCTCGACGTGCGCCGGATGAGCTGCTACGACCTGGCCGCCGGTGCCGCCCCGGTCACCTGGCTGGCCGAGCATCACCGCAGCGTGCCGCACCTGATCGACTTCCCGGCGCGGCGGTTCTACGGGGGCCGGGTGTCGGTGCTGACCCGCACCCCGCAGGCCGACGCGACAGACGCCGTCGACGTGCGGCACGTGGCGGCGGCCGCGCTGGTCAAGGGCGTCAACGAGGCCGAGGTGGCGGCCGCGCTGGCGGTGGTCGAGGAGCTGGCCGCGGCCGGGCACCGGGGGATCGGGGTGATCAGCCCGTTCCGCGCGCAGGCCGAGGCGCTGGAGGCCGCGCTGGTCACAGCGTTCCCGGCGGAACGGATCGAGGAGCTGCGGCTGCGCGTCGGCACGGTGCACGCCTTCCAGGGCAGCGAGGCCGACGCGGTGGTGGTCTCGCTGGGCCTGGTCGACGGCGACTCGCCGAGCCGGCGGCGGTTCGTCACCGATCCGCGCCTGTTCAACGTGATGGTCACCCGGGCCCGCCGGCGCCTGGTGGTGCTCACCTCGCTGACCGCACCGGGTGGCCTGATCGGCGACTACCTGGCCCACGCCGAGGGGCCGCGCGCCGCCGAACCGGGTCCCGAGCCGGCCGGCTGGGCCGCGGAGGTCGCCGCCGAGCTGGACCGGCTCGAGGTGCCGGTGCGGCCGGGCTACCGGGTCGGGCCGTGGACCATCGACCTGTGCGCCGGCCCGGTCGGCGTGTTCTGCGCGGTGCACCCGGACGGGCCGGCCGCGCACCTGGAGCGGCAGGGCGCGTTGCACCGCGCCGGCTGGCGGCTGATCGACGCTTTTCCGAGCCGCTGGCAGGGCGATCCGCGCCGGGCCGCCCTGGAGATCGCCGGTGTGGTGGCCGGTCGGATCTGGGACATCGGGTTCAGCGAGGCGGCGGGCGGCGGCACGATGTCGGGGAAGGCGCCGCGAGCCGATCGCGCCCGGCGCACACCAGGTACCTGACGCCCGTTCGGGCACACCCTTCATCGCGCTCATCGGCGCTCCGCTCGCGCGCTCATCGGCGCTTTGCACATCTGTCCGGGGAGGACCAGATGGCGAACATCTTCACGCAGAACACCAGTTCGTTGTCCAGCTTCATCCGTAGCGAGGTCGAGTTCGGCGGCCCGGTCGCGAACGGCGCCCGCGGCACCGCGGTGCGCCGCGTCCAGGAATGGCTCACGCTGCACGACCACGGCGTGGTGGTGGACGGGATCTTCGGCCCGGCGACCGGCCGGGCGGTCGCCGCGTTCCAGTCCGACCAGGGCCTGGCCGCCACCAGCACCGTCGACCAGCAGACCTTCGACAAGCTGGTGGCACCCATGGTCGGCGTGCTCAAGCAGCGGGTCACCCGGTCCGTACCGCTCGCCGAGGCCGTCGTCGAGTACGCCAGGGCCCACCTCGAACCGCACCCGCGCGAGGTCGGCGGCCCGAACAGCGGCCCGTGGGTGCGTCTCTACATGAGCGGCCGGGAGGGCGAGGCGTTCGCCTGGTGCGCCGGGTTCGTCACCTTCCTGCTCGACCAGGCCGCGCAGTCGCTGGGTGCCGGCAAGCCGATCACCGGCTCGGTGTCCTGCGACACCCTCGCGGCGCAGGCCTCCCAGGCCGGGGTGTTCCTGGCCGGCGGCGAGGCGGCCGGCAAGCTCACCCCGGGCAGCATCTTCCTGGTCCGCCGGGTGCCGGGCGACTGGACGCACACCGGCGTCGTCACCGAGGTGCACGACAACACCATCGACACGATCGAGGGCAACACCAACGACGCCGGTCAGCGGGAGGGCTACGAGGTCTGCGCCCGGACCCGGTCGTACGACGACAAAGACTTCATTCTGATCTGAGGGAGGCACACCATGCCGGACGTCTTCAAGATTCTGCGAGACCTGGAGATGAAGGCGGTCGGGGTCGACCCGCAGACGCAGGCGATGCAGGAGGGCTACTTCGTGGCGTTCCGCAACGTCGGTCTGCCGATCCGGACCGAGGACTACGAGAAGCCGTTCAGCCCGGTCGGCGTGAACCTGAACAAGCCGGTCGCGGAGAAGCCGCCGGCCAGCCCGGAGAACGCCGACACGACCGCCAGCGAGCAGGCCGACACCGACGCCGAGTTGCAGGGCATCAGCCGGGCGCAGCGCAACTACATCAACACCTTCCTGCTCACCGACAAGAAGCTGCGGATGAGCAACACCTACCAGGTGATGCCGGGTTCCAGCCGGCTCTCCGACACCTGGTGGGCGATCATGACGGGCGCCAACGGGATCCCTCCGAAGACCGACATCAAGCCGGAGCTCAAGGCCGCGTACGACAAGGCCCGCGCGTTCCTGATGGACGCCGACGACAACCCGACGGCGAAGTACCAGAAGTACATGGACTACCGGGACAAGTACCGGACCGCGGTGAAGGCGTACAACCGGGCGTACAGCGCCGCGCTGACCGACCCGAAGAAGCTGGCCCGGTTCCCGAACGAGGGCAAGATCTTCCAGGACGACGTGGACTCGGCCTTCGACGAGTGGCAGGGCTTCGGGGCCAAGAGCGAGGTCGAACGGGCCCTCGCCACGCTGGCCGCGCAGGGCACCGACCCGGCGATCGCGCTGATCGCCCGGTGCAAGCGCCGGTGGGAGAACAGCCTGCTCAACTTCCCGAACATCGGCAACATCCCGTGGACGATCATGAGCCCGGAGTCCTGGTACGACGCCACCGACGACTCCGGCTGGTACGACTACAGCAGCACCGACTTCCACACCGAGAGCCACTTCAAGTCGTCGAGCACCTCGATCAAGGCGTCCGGTGGCCTGAACCTGGGCCTGTGGAGCGTGGGTGGCCACTTCGGCAGCGACAAGAGCCAGAGCTCGCTCAACGTGCAGACCGACAACCTGGACATCCGGTTCAAGTACTCGGTGGTCGACGTGAACCGGGTCGGCATCGACACGTCGCTGCTGTTCCTGAAGAACTGGTTCCTGTTCGGCGACTACCCGAAGAACGCCATCTCCAAGGGCACCATGGCCCAGGAGCTGCCCCAGGCCGGGCAGGAGG
This window of the Actinoplanes oblitus genome carries:
- a CDS encoding penicillin acylase family protein, with translation MRRRFSQLTAALSVSLLTTAVLVQVSEQPATAAFATNDYCLGECSDILPPGQNGDADLAQILAHQVLGTMPPHADDQLRPYANLAYNYTGLTPAQINSFFNDSSYGVASNNVASTVSPRADVTIVRDRSLGIPHVTGTTRAGTMFGAGYAGAQDRLFLMDLMRHVARGSLTSFAGGAAGNRELEQSVWRNSPYTEADLQAQLDALRGAGTRGAQLYDDVLQYLAGINKYIDDCMGARDCPGEYVLTGHLDAITNAGGPEHFVPTDLIATAGVIGGLFGGGGGNEMQSALVRVAARAKYGTAAGDRVWQQFRSQNDPETVLTLHNGQSFPYGAGNPDAAGVAMPDAGSAVPQEIVFDRTGSASTGVSGTSAIAKSLGTLTIDSASRGMSNAAVVSAANSATGHPVAVFGPQTGYFAPQLLMLQELQGPGISSRGVAFSGLNLYTLLGRGPDYAWSATSSIQDITDTYAVRLCNADGSAPTTASTSYLYHGTCTAMENLTRTNAWKPTVADSTAAGSYRLTVQRTRYGLVTWRGTVGGVPVAFTGLRSTYRHEADSAIGFQMFNEPEQMGTAAAFTDAASHIPFAFNWFYVNSTQNAMYTSGAQPARPATVDPNLPAWGDAANEWLSWNGNPVHPQAVNQDYFISWNNKQAKDFSAADGNFSFGSVHRGDLLDAPLAAGIAAGTKYDRASLLKLVEQAGLTDLRGKQVLPVLLRVIDTAPVTDATQAAAVAKLRAWLTGGALRKETAAGSKTYADADAIRIFDAWWPKLVQAQFSAGLGSGLFDALVDALQINESPSGGQTGPVSGLPTSANESQAHKGSAFQYGWWSWVDKDLRAVLGDTVPNWSTKYCGGGAVGACRSALLSSLGAALAEPAATTYPGDEHCSAGDQWCADAILQSPLGGITHDLIGWQNRPTYQQVVSFPAKRGDPVSNLASGKSASASSTQLGFPASNAIDGKPGSRWASSWSDNQWIRVDLGAVTRVARVVTSWESAYPSAYRIETSADGTTWTQAAAVTGGNGGVDNTVLTPADARYVRLTGQTRATDYGISLYELEIYSR
- a CDS encoding nitrate- and nitrite sensing domain-containing protein, with amino-acid sequence MRRTTRRDHTIRGRVVRMLALPLAAMLTLLAVIYGNEISRYRDASAAERRITQILALQGLIQELQSERGLTVAVLGGNTAFRDRIAPARQRVDAKRTELTSALGGASDQLAGLARIRAAADTGDGERDDTFDFYTGVIEHLMDDTRHLEIVDDLDLRRGAESLEMLTEVKESTAQEWVFLDGVITAGGFQSGEFSELLNIVAARDLSLGEFDEFADPAAAAAKTTLMSSDAATRAHAVERAALRAGDRQSLLADSGAWWTAVATMLDDMTGLAQQIGTRTLARAQDLRDRATLRLALLSAIVLLCLAGSAYLAIGATRSLAEPLAALAGEADRLAGTRLPEAVRRAAAGEETGPPGEVPVARGASAEVRQVAAAFDRVQTTAYALATEQARLRRTTAESLADLGRRNQNLLRRQLGFITRLEREESTPGGLANLFELDHLATRMRRNAESLLVLVGAASPRQWPEPLPLADVIRAAVSEVEEYRRVVLRRLDDAMVQGAVASGLAHMLAELIENGLTFSPPDLEVEIHGRRIGDGYLIAVCDQGVGMSDDDLNRANERLRGEGDFMVGPARFLGHYVVGRLAAEMRAGVRLTPSPVTGVTARISLPAELLAEPAEMATDPDPALEPAPLEQPRTADPVRIRPRALEVDYVVVTERPAITALDVDRTANGLRKRIPRARRADRGPVPAARASHASNGSHAPNGSHGSNGSHGSNGSHGSQGAHASRASQDEPAVAVSDAPGAVRDRLTALRAGIERGSRPAAATSFGDPAPTAPSFGDPALTAPSEETR
- a CDS encoding roadblock/LC7 domain-containing protein translates to MTVEAPADRHQFNWMLGNFVHQTDGVRDAVAVSSDGLLIAGSDGLSRAEADQLAAIVSSMASLARTASRRYDFDGLKLVMIEMRRGFLVISVIPGGSCLGVVAGGDSDLGLVGYEISRLAERFGDLLTPALIAQSRQTLPR
- a CDS encoding DUF742 domain-containing protein; this translates as MNPEDGPMVRPFMVTGGRTEPMHDGLRIETQLYATPAALSAPLRFEARRIVERCQSPRSTADLASVLGLPLGVVRVIVADLITDGLVLVDQTPGELSTTLIERIRDRVRAL
- a CDS encoding GTP-binding protein: MVFGRSETVAAAPPVAVKIVISGGFGVGKTTFVGAVSEIEPLVTEAELTEKSIGVDDTSAVAQKTTTTVALDFGRITLDEALLLYLFGTPGQDRFAFLWDDLVDGALGAIVLVDTRRIEDCFPAIDYFEDHDIPFIIGVNTFDGARRFDHAEIREALGLTAELPMVECDARRRESVKTVLVTLTERVLARRLERATSV
- a CDS encoding AAA domain-containing protein, with product MLPPTVLAVLAELAPAAAERTLDVTRGSQPLVWLETAEKAPRQAAVDRLAALDALHRDERILHRGWGFLAGRAEVDGKPRKIRVPLLSQPVRLERSLLAYRVVPAGDVEVTPLVADRELAAALEDAPGLAAPGWLEALGSRAWLRSVTDATGFTVDAVLGPSAPGPRIPGDGLVLVAAAALFVVRDVFGVGLADSLRSWAARDLSGTALAAVYGGTGTGPATGDAEAPAGSGVDDTETDTGAGDDPVLSPLPLTAPQRRVVRRARTAPITVVSGPPGSGKSHTVVAAALEVVDRGGSVLVATQSPHAAEVLAGLLARYPGPPPVLFGDPAGRAGLEAELTAGADRGVPASLIRSGRARVQAAALSVRAQRTALTRALDLEQRAAALPGYQPLLPGLATAVPGAFDDGVDLDEVRALLAAEPGDGWWARRRARAARRRAFRLLRAAPGVPEAPDPAVERTVREALAAATAQWAAAHLAATGGTDLAAAWSALHDAERELREAVGRAMHDAARGADRWDRDARRAAGALAAALRAGRNRRRELLARMAAAPLVRALPLWIGTVADVEDLLPPEPGLFDLVVIDEASHVDQIRAAPVLARARRALIVGDPRQLRFVSFVSDVDVTQVLDRHGADERLDVRRMSCYDLAAGAAPVTWLAEHHRSVPHLIDFPARRFYGGRVSVLTRTPQADATDAVDVRHVAAAALVKGVNEAEVAAALAVVEELAAAGHRGIGVISPFRAQAEALEAALVTAFPAERIEELRLRVGTVHAFQGSEADAVVVSLGLVDGDSPSRRRFVTDPRLFNVMVTRARRRLVVLTSLTAPGGLIGDYLAHAEGPRAAEPGPEPAGWAAEVAAELDRLEVPVRPGYRVGPWTIDLCAGPVGVFCAVHPDGPAAHLERQGALHRAGWRLIDAFPSRWQGDPRRAALEIAGVVAGRIWDIGFSEAAGGGTMSGKAPRADRARRTPGT
- a CDS encoding peptidoglycan-binding protein encodes the protein MANIFTQNTSSLSSFIRSEVEFGGPVANGARGTAVRRVQEWLTLHDHGVVVDGIFGPATGRAVAAFQSDQGLAATSTVDQQTFDKLVAPMVGVLKQRVTRSVPLAEAVVEYARAHLEPHPREVGGPNSGPWVRLYMSGREGEAFAWCAGFVTFLLDQAAQSLGAGKPITGSVSCDTLAAQASQAGVFLAGGEAAGKLTPGSIFLVRRVPGDWTHTGVVTEVHDNTIDTIEGNTNDAGQREGYEVCARTRSYDDKDFILI